CCCCTGAGCGGCGGTCCGGCGAGAATTTTTAGGCTTCGTGCGCAAGAGCTTAGTGCATTTGCAGGCTGCGGATCTGCAGGCTCTTGAGCTCGACCGGCTTGATCGCCTCCTGCACCCGGCGCTCCATCTCCTGGCGCACCGCCTCGAGCTCGGCAGCCTTGCTGTAGATCTCGGGAGTGGTCTTGCGCAGATAGAGGATCAACACGTCGGTGACCTTGGCGATGTCGTTGTTGACCTCGGCGCGGGCATTGGGGTCGCCGAAGGCGAGCGTGACGCCCATGATCACCAGACGCGGCGATCCGTCCTTGGCGCGAAGATTGATCA
The sequence above is drawn from the Pseudomonadota bacterium genome and encodes:
- a CDS encoding flagellar basal body-associated FliL family protein; this translates as MAEAGTRTKLSIKRLVLFVFLPLILLVGAGVGVMTSGMIKSNKPKVIEPEVFDPKKLPASYSEVPDLLINLRAKDGSPRLVIMGVTLAFGDPNARAEVNNDIAKVTDVLILYLRKTTPEIYSKAAELEAVRQEMERRVQEAIKPVELKSLQIRSLQMH